CCGGGAGAAATCGCGGACCTTGCGTCTCGCGCTCGCGAGAAAGGCGCTCGCCGTGATCGCGGACGTTTCGATGGAAATCCGCCTCCGCCTGCGCTCTCTGGAGCTGTCACGGCGGGAGCTGGAGAGACGCGTCGAGCTGTTCGACCGCAAAGTGAAGGAGATCGAGGGAGAAGCGATCAAGATCGCCGACCTGCTCGAGGGGGACAGGAAACGCGCCGTGGCGCACGTGGAGGATTTGGCGGAAAAGTTGCGGCGCGACGCCCGCAGTCACCTCGAGCGCGTCATCCACGATGCTTTCCGGACCGCCGGAAACCTCGGCGCCCTCGAGCGACGGGCGAGGGCCGAGCTTGCCGAAGAAATTCCGATATTCTTCCAGACGAGCCTTCGCTGGTTCTCCGATCAAATGGAGCAAGCGCTGCGGCAGTCGCTGTCGGCCCACGAAGAGCGTCTGGATGCGCTCACCGGCTCTCTCCGTTCGGCGGCAGCCGCGCTGTTCGAAATCCCTTATCGTCCCGTGCGGAACCAGGTCGCGCTCGGACGATCCCACCGACCCTACTGGGTCACGGAAAAATGGGACAACACCATCCGGCTTCTTCCCGAAGGATTCTTCGACCGCCTTCTCCCGCGATCCGTGAGAAGGCGGCGGATCCAAAAAAGGCTTTTCGACGAACTCGAGAGGCTGGTCGCCCACAACGTGGAAAATATCCGCTGGTCGACCCTGAGAAATCTGGACGACGCTTTTCGTCGTTTCTCGGCCGCGCTCGAGGACGAGATCAAGGTGACCGCGGCAGCAACCCGCGAAGCCATGCGCGCGGCGGATCTTCGCAAAACGCAGGAAGAAAAAACCGCACGGCCGGATATCGAGCGTCTCGAGCGGAAGGCCGGCGAGCTGGCCGACATCCAGGATGCGTTCGCCCGATGCGCAGAATCGGCGTAACCGGCCTCGGGGAATCCAAACCGTGCCCGCGGCCGAGGAACCACCGATGAACTTCACAGCCGCTGCAGCCGCCGAGCAAAAAGCGCTCGCCTTGAGATTTATCGTGCTGATCGGCCTCGTGAGCCTGTTCGCCGACATGACCTATGAGGGGGCGAGAAGCATTACCGGGCCGTATCTCGCGGTGCTGGGCGCCAGCGGAACCGCGGTGGGCACGGTGGCAGGCTTCGGCGAGCTGATCGGTTACGGCTTACGTCTGGTCTCCGGCTATATCAGCGACCGAACCGGGCGATATTGGACGGTGACGCTGGCCGGCTACGTCGTCAATATGGTCGCCGTGCCCCTTCTGGCGCTGGCGGGAAGCTGGCAAGCAGCCGCATTCTTGATGATCGCCGAACGAGCCGGAAAAGCCATCCGCACTCCTCCCCGCGACGCCATGCTCTCGCACGCGAGCCAAAGCCTGGGGCGCGGATGGGTTTTTGGCCTGCACGAAGCCCTCGACCAGGTCGGGGCAACGCTCGGTCCGCTGATCGTCACGGCCGTTCTCTATTTCAATGGCACTTACCGCACCGGTTTTGCGGTCCTGCTGGCGCCCGCGCTGCTGGCCCTGTCCGCGCTGCTCGCGACGCGGCTTCTTTATCCTCGACCCAAGGATCTGGAATTGATACTTCCCGGTCTCGAAGCCAAGGGTTATCCCCGACGATTCTGGCTGTACGTCGTCGCGGCCTCGCTGATCGGGGCCGGCTATGTCGATTTCCCCCTGATCGCCTATCATTTCGAAAAATCCACGATGGTTCCCGACGAGTGGATTCCCGTTCTTTACGCGGTGGCTATGGGAGTGGACGCCGCAGGAGCCGTCGTTCTCGGGCGCTTGTTCGACCGCCGGGGAGTGTCTGTCCTCATTTTTGCCACCGCGCTCGCGGCGCTCTTTGCCCCTCTGGTTTTCCTCCTCGGCGGTCTCTTCACCCTGGTCGGGATGGCCCTCTGGGGACTGGGTATGGGAGCACAGGAGTCGATCATGAGAGCCGTGGTGGCCGAGTTGATCCCCGGCGATAGACGCGCGTCCGCGTACGGAATCTTCAATGCGGCGTTCGGCCTCTTCTGGTTTGCGGGGAGTCTCGTCGCCGGGATCCTCTACGACGTCTCGCTCCACGCGCTGGTCGCGGCTTCGATGGCTCTGCAGCTGATCTCGGTGCCCGTGTTGCTGGCGGTGCGGACAAAGGCGCCGTGATGCTGCATGGCCGTTCCGAGCGGCCGGCACCGTTCGCCGCCCGCTGAACATGGAGAAACCCCACGCTTTCGTCAGGCTCGTCGAGGCGTTCGAGAAATCCGAATGCCCGGTTTGTTTCCTGGTGTCGAGGGACAGCCGCGCGTACCTGGATCATTTGCTCTACGAATCGGTGCTGGACGTTCCGACCCGGATGAAGCTGACGGAATCCTTCGGGTTCTGCGGCTGGCACGCCCGGCAGATCCAGTCCCTGCCCGCGATCTGCTCGCCCGACGTCGGTTTCGCGATTTTCGCCGGCGATCTGCTGCGGAAGCTCGACTTCGCGGGTCAGGCGGCGATTCGCGACTACGAGGGCCGCCGGAGCTGGAGGTCATGGCGCCGCAAGCGACGGCAGAGCCTTCTCTCGTTGCTCAAGCAGAGACGCTGTCCTGTTTGTGATCACGTCGAGCAGTTCGAGTCGTTCCACTTGAAAGATTTGCTGGACGCGATCGGCGACAGCGAGTTCCTGAGCCTCTATCGCCGATCGTCGGGCCTTTGCCTGCCGCACTTTTTCATTTTGGAGGAAACCTACTCGTCCCATCCCAATTTTCCGCTTCTGCTTCGCGCACAGCTCGCAAAGGCAAAAGAGATCCAGCGGACCCTGGAGGAATTTCTTCGCAAACAAGATTACCGGTTCCGCGACCAGCTCACTCCGGAAGAGACGAGATCCTGGAAAAAGGCGATGGACCTCCTCACCGGCAGGCCCGAAGTTTTCGCCAACGAAATGGGACATGATCTCTTCCAGCGCTCGCTCGTACGGCCCTTCCGCCGCCGGGCCGGTCCTGTCGCCCGCTTCCCGGTAAAGCTGCGCGGGCTTCGGCAGTTGATCGGTGAGGTCGAAGCTTCGAGACAGGCGACTCTCTACCTCAAAAGGCCCCTTCCGCCCGCGCTCTTCGATGCCTTGAAGGAAGTTGCAAGCAAACGTCCCGGCCCGGTCGTCGAGGTCGTCGTCGAAGATCTGGAAGATGTCGAATATCTGCGCCAGCTCCATTCGGCCGGCTTCGCTGTTTTTTACGGTATCGGCCTGCCCGCGCAGACGCTGATTTTTTTGGACGAGAGGCGGGGAGTGGCGCTGGAGGAAAAGCAGGGGGGTTCGGGATGCTCTTTCCGCGAGTTGAAGGATCCCGAGGGCCTCCGTCTGAAGCTCCTGTGGCACAAATTCGGGATCGCGGTTCTCCTTCGAGGGCTCGTCAAGGAAACGGATTCGAACAGCGGTCTGTTCTGCGTGGCGGTGAGCGGCCGGACAGAGCAATGGTGCCGTTTCAGAGCTCCCCGGACCTGCCGCGCGCCTGAGGTGGGATCGGAAGTCGAGATCTTCGGCTGGGAAAAATGGAACACTCGCGTGGTCGAAGTCCTGAAAATGACCCGCCAAGCGGCCGAGTAGCCGCAGGCCCGCTTGCTCCACCCTATCCGACCGCGGACACGCCGAGGAGCCGGCCGACGCTGTAGGTGACCGCGGAGGCGAGCAGGCCGATGGCGAGGGTGCGCATGCCGCTCACCAAGGGTCCGCGGGCGGTGAAAATCGAGACCAGCGCCCCGACGCCGAACAGGGCGAGACAGCTGAGCAGCGTGCTGGCGACCCAGGCTCCGAAGCCGGAAAGGAACAGATACGGCAGCACCGGAAAGGCCGCGCCGACCACGAAGGCGAGAAACGAGCTGGCGGCCGCGGCCCACGGCGAGCCGAGCTCGGACGGATCCAGACCGAGCTCCTCGCGCGCCAGCGTGTCCACCGCGGTCTCGGGATTCTGGATGATGCGCCGCGCCATGAGCGCCGCTTCCTTTTCCGGAATGCCCTTGGCCTGATAGATCAGCGACAGCTCCTCTTCCTCCTCCTTCGGCGACATCTCCAGCTCCTGCTTTTCCATCGCGATCTGCTGCTCGAACAGCTCCCGCTGCGCCCGGACGGAGACGTACTCGCCCGCGGCCATGGAAAACGAGCCGGCGAGGAGCCCGGCGACCCCCGCGAGCACGATGTACTCCGGGCTCGCCTCGGCGCCGGCGAAGCCCATCACCAGGCTGAAGTTCGACACCAGACCGTCGTTGATCCCGAAGACCGCGGCGCGCATGCTGCCCGCGCGGCCCACCGCGTGCCACCGCTCGCGCCCCATGATGCCTTCGTAGCCCGACAGGCCTCGCGCCATCTCGCGCAGCGCGCGGCTGTGCGCCCGCTCCTGGGCCGGAAGGCCGGCCGCTTCGGGCTGGTGCAGGTAGCCGGCCTCGTCGCGCGCTTCGAGGCCGCTGATGATGGGAAGGACCTTTTGCGTGCCGAAGCGCCTCGCCATCCAGCCGAGCAGCCGCACGCGCACTCCGGGCCGGTACCTCGGCACCTCGCCGCCCCCCGCGCGGATCAAGCGCAACCAGCGCTGCGCGTGGCGCTCCTCGGCGGCCGCCATCTTCGCGAAGATCGCCGCCCGCTTTTCGTCCTTCTCCGCGCGCGCGAGCGCGCGGTAAAGCGCGATCCCGTCCATCTCGACGAGATAGTTGCGCCGGTACCGCGCGAGGTCGGCTTCGGTGATCTCCTGGCTCATCGGCTCCATGTCGTTCCGCTCGCCATCGGTCTCAAGCTATGCCAGCCGCCCGGCAGCGTCAACCGGACGGCGTCTTTTCCCTTGCATAGCAACCGGGTTCATTTTAACGTTGACGGGCCGTGGTGACGCTCCAGGACATTCGCGAGGCGCACGAGCGGATTCGCTCGCGCATCTACCTCTCCCCGCTCCCCCACTCGGAGACGGTGAGCAACATGGCGGGAGCCCGGGTCTACTTCAAGCTCGAAAACCTCCAGATGACCGGCTCCTTCAAGGAAAGAGGAGCGCTCAACAGGCTCCTCACGCTCCCTCCCGAGGAGGCCGCCCGCGGGGTGATCGCGGCGAGCGCCGGCAATCACGGCATGGCCGTCGCCTTCCACAGCAGGCGGTTGAACATCGCGGCGACCATCGTCATGCCCGTGCAGGCGCCCCTCATCAAGGTGACCTGGGTCCGCCGTTTCGGCGCCCGGACGGTGCTGCACGGCACCGACTACGAGTCCGCCTTCGCCGAAGCACGCCGGCTGAGCGCGGAAGGCGGGCCGGCGTTCATCCATGCCTTCGACGACCCGCGCGTGATCGCGGGGCAGGGAACGATCGGCCTCGAGCTTTACGACCAGAACCCCGACCTCGACGCCGTGCTCGTCCCGGTGGGGGGCGGCGGCCTGATCGCGGGCATCGCCGTCGCGCTGAAGACGCTCAGCCCGAAGATTCGCGTGATCGGCGTTCAGGCCGAGGCGCTCCCGTCGATGAAGGCGGCGCTGCGGGAAGGCCGGGTCGTCCGGATCGATCCCGGGACGACGATCGCCGACGGCATCGCGGTGCGCGCCGTGGGCGAGCTCACGCTGCCGCTCGTGCAGAAGTACGTCGACGACGTGGTCACGGTGAGCGAAGGCGAGATCGCCAACGCGGTCCTGGTGCTGCTGGAGATCGAGAAGACCGTCGCCGAGGGCGCGGCCGCCGTGCCGCTGGCGGCGCTGCTCAACCGCAGGGTCGATTTGCGCGGCAAGCAGGTCGCGCTCCTCGTCTCGGGCGGCAACATCGACATGAACCTCATCTCCCGAATCATCGAGAAAGGGCTCATCCGCGACGGGCGGCTGTGCCGGTTCTCCGTGGTTCTTTCGGACCGCCCCGGGAGCCTCGCCCGGCTCACCCGGACCATCGCCGAAGCGGGAGCCAACATCCTCCAGATCGGCCATTCCCGCGGGTTCGGACAGGTGGCGATCGGCGAAACCGAGGTCGAGCTGACGCTCGAAACCACCGGCCCCGAGCACATCGAGCAGTTGCGTGCCGCTCTCGGCGCCGAAGGCTTCAGGTTCAAGATCGAGCAATAGCGCGCCTGTGGCGTCAATCGGATGGCTTTTCCCAGAAAACGCGCACGAATTTATTGTTGTGCGACCATTTGTAGGCGAGCCTGCCGCCCTTCGCCTTGCGGATGGCGCGCCCGAGCCTCTGCGCGAGCTTTTCCGTCGTGGTTTCCACCTTCCAGCCGGATGCGGCCTGCTCCATGTTCATGATCCGCTCCAGCGGATTCTTTTGCTGCGCCCTCTCCTGCTCGTTTTTGAGAATGTTGAGGATCTCGCCGCGGTCGGCCGCCTCCACGTTGAGCAGGTGGAGCTCCCCGTTCGGATATCTCTCTTTCGTCTTGCGACACGCCGGACAGTATTTGCGGTTGACCGGGATCGGCCCGGCGGAGCCCGCCGGGGGGATCAAGCTCCAGCGGCGCCGGTAGTAATAAGCCCCGCATCCGCCGCACCGGAACGTCCCCTTGGGCGCAAGGCGCGGTAGGTAAGTGTCGCGATCGACGTCAACCTTTTTCTTGTATGCGGTATTGTACCTCTTGGGCGATCTCATGACCCGACTGCCTCCGCGCCTACTGCTTGCCCGTCAGCTTGTCGATCCATTCTCCCAGCGGACCGCGACCGATCTTCCTGACGAGGGATTCGAGCTCCCCTTTGTCCATCCAGACGCCGCCGCAGTCGCGGCACCGATCGAGAAGCAGGCCGTGGAACGTGTAGCTGTCCAGAGTTCCCGGACACTTCGGGCAACGAAAGACGGCGGCCGATTCCACCTTCTTGAGTTGCGCCCTGAGCCTCTCGATCAGCTCCCGGTCGCGTTCCGCGAAATAGATATCTTCCTTCGCCCGCTCGACGAGCTTCATCGTCTCGCCAAACTTGTCCTTTTCGTCGGCCATGGTCTCTCCTCCCGGTCCGGTTTCGTCGCAGTTTCGATGCCAACGCGGTCGCCCTGCCCTGCGCCCTTCCGGCGAAAAAACACGAGCTTACGGTACCGAGACGATCTTACCCGAGTCTCAGCTTTGTCGATAATAAGAAAAAGAAAGGGAATTTTTTTCAGTTCTGCGAGGCCGCTTTTCCCGATATTGATATCGCGACAGAGCCTTGTCGCTCCGCCTGCCGTTGACCGCGCTGCTCCCGGAAAAGCTCGTTGCGGAGCATGTCGCAATGCCGCAGAAACGGGCCGACGGCCAGGTGCGAAGCTCAGACCATCGGCGAGCCTCCAGCGGCCGCACGCGGGATCACCAGGAGCGGGCAGGGCGCGGCGGAAAGCACCTTTTCCGCGACGCTCCCGAGCAGGATATGATTCAGCCCGGTTCGGCCGTGCGTTGACATGACGATCAGGTCGGCCTTTTCCTCGGTGGCCTTCTCGACGATCCGCCTGGGCGGGCTCCCCGGCTCGACGACCGCGCGAATCCTCACCGCGGGGCGATAACCCGAAAAATGCTCTTCGATGTAGGCTTCCAGCCGGCGCTGCTCTTCGGGCACCAGCGCGAGACCCGGGTTGGATTCGTCGTCCCTGGAGAAAAGACCGTCGCCGACCGCAATGACGTGGTAGACCAGCACCTCGGCCCCTTGCGACTTCGCCGTTTCGAAGGCGCAGCGCACCCCTGCCCAGCCGAGCTCGGAAAAGTCGGTAGGCGCCAGAATCTTTGCGACCTTGCGCATGCCGTCGCCCCGCGAGGGCTTTACGGGCCGTTACGCCGCTATTCAGCCCTGCCGCTGCGCTGCGTTTAATGCAAGACTCGTCCCAATCGTGCTCGGGCCGTGCCCGGAGCGCGGGTTGCGTTCAAAACTTTCAAGCCGTTCAACCGCTTCGCTCCGTTCGGGCCGTGGCCGCGGCAATCTTCGATCTCTGGCCTCCGGTCCACACCTTGGACTTCGAACTCGAGCTGTTTTGTCGGGATACAGACAACGAGATGGACACCGGAAGGTCCGAAACCCGCGAAACCGGCCCGAAAAGCTTGGCACGCTCTGTGCTGTCCGTCATGCGGGAGGCGTACAGGGACCTCCCCCGCGATACCATGAACCGACCGCTCGACTCGCAGCCGGCCGGGGCGCGGGGTGCAGATGAGGCCAGAACGCGGGGCCGATTGGGCCGCCTGCCCTCGAGGCTCGCCTGGTCGCTGCTCTCGACCCGGGTCGCCAGGCACCTCGCCGTGCTTGCCTGCCTGCTGATCGTCCGCGCCGCGACGCATCCGGGAAGCGTCGGGCAGCTCGAGATTCTGCTTGTCGTCGTTTCCGCCGCGCTCCTCCACTCGGCTGGCCGCTCTCTGCAGCGGCGACTGCCGGAGGAAATCCGGCCGCCGCAGCGGCCATGATCGCCGAACGCCTGCAACCCGAGAAAATCGTTTTCGGTCTCACCGGGAGCATGGCGGACGCGATCGACCGGCTCTGCCGCAGGTCGTCTGTTCCCGATCTCGCGACGCAATTTCACCTCCAGGCGCGGGATCGGCTCAACGAACGCTACAGCTACATCGGCCAGGGGGTGGCCGTGCCTCACCTGAGGATCGAGGGCCTTGCAGCACCGGAGCTGATCCTCGGTCTCTCTCCTCAGGGCCTTTCGTTCAACGAACATCGCGTCCACGCGGTGCTGCTTTTCGCCAGTCCCGCCGCCCAGACCGCGCAGCACTTGCAGCTCCTCCAGCGCATCTCATCCCTGCTTCCCGCGATCCGCGACGAGCTTCTGGCGCAACGGGACGCCCGCCGGGTATTGCAGATCATTGCACGCGCGGAGCAGCGTTCCGCGCTGCCGACCTATCTCAATCTCTCTCAGGAGCAGATCGCCTTCGAGCTGCAAACCGACCTCGCCGCCGGGTTGAGCCCCGAAGAGGCACGCCGGCGGCTTGCCCGTTACGGCCCGAACGTCCTGCCGCGCGGCCGCCGCGACCCCTGGCAGCTCAAGCTCGTGCGCAACCTTTTCAGCTTCTTTGCCGTGCTGCTCTGGATCGCCGCCTCGCTTTGTTTCCTCCCGGGAGTCGACCTTCCCCAGCTCGGCGTCGCGATTCTCGCGGTCATCGTGATCAACGGTCTCTTTGCGTTCTTCCAGGAATACAGGTCCGACCGCGCCGTCGAGATGCTGCAGCAGATGATCGCGCACAAGTGCCGCGTCATCCGCGGCGGCGAGCTGATCGAGGTCGACTCCGCCGAGCTCGTCCCCGGCGACCTGATCACGCTCGAGGAAGGCGACCTCGTGCCGGCGGACTCCCGCCTGGTGGAGGCCTTCGAGGTCGAAGTCGACAATTCCTCGCTCACCGGCGAATCGACGCCGGCGCGCCGGTACAAATCGGACAAGCCTGTGCTGATCCCGGGCCGGTTTCTCTGGATCGAGCTTCCCAACATCGTCTTCGCCGGGACCGCGCTGGTGCGCGGCCGGGCCCGGGCCGTGGTCTTCGGCACAGGCATGAGCTCCGAGATCGGCAAGATCGCCCACCTTACCCGAGAGATCCGGACGGAGAGAAGTCCTCTGCAGAACCAGCTCCGCGGCACCGTCTATTCGATCGCCGCCCTGGCCGGCACCCTGGGGCTGGGATTTCTGTTCCTGGGATGGTTCGTCGCCGGTCTCTCGTTTATCGAAGCCTTCGTCTTTTTCATCGGCATCTTCGTCGCCAACGTGCCCGAGGGGCTGCTTCCCACGGTCACGCTCGCCCTGGCGATGGGCGTGCAGCGCATGGCCAGGCGCCACGCTCTCGTCAAGAGCCTGCCCTCGGTGGAGACGCTCGGCTGCACCACGGTGATTTGCTGCGACAAGACCGGTACGCTCACGCAGAACCTGATGATGGCCACGGAAGTCGCCGTGGACGGCAAGACCGTGCGGGTTTCCGGAACGGGCTACCGGCCCGAGGGGGATCTCACCGTCGACGGGCGAAAGCTCTCCAGGGAGGATGTCTCCCGCTGGGAAAGCCTGCGCCGCCTGCTCGACTGCGCTTTCATGTGCAACAACGCCCGGCTCGAAAGACGCGGGACGGAGTACCGCGTGGTCGGCGATCCCACCGAAGGCGCGCTCGTCTGCCTGGCGGAAAAGGCCGGCCTGCGCGGCGTGCACCAGCGCATCCACGTCAACCCGTTCGAGTCGATCCGCCGGCGGATGAGCGTGGTGGTAAGGCCGCACCACCGCGGCGAGCCGGTCGTCTACGTCAAGGGTGCGCCGCTCGAAACGCTCGAGCGATGCGATCGCATCAGCTGGAACGGCGAGGTGCGCCCGCTCACGGAAGCCGACCGCGGCCGCATCCTCGAAGAGAACGACACGATGGCGAACCGCGGCCTGCGGGTGCTGGCCTTCGCCTACCGGGAGGCTTCGGAGCTGGCCGGTGCATCCTACGAGAGCGCGGAAGTCGAGACGCGCCTGGTGTTCCTCGGTCTCGTCGGCCTCTCGGACCCCGTTCGGCCCGAGGTTCCGGCGGCGATCCGCGCCTGCCACACGGCGGGGATCCGCGTGATCATGATCACCGGCGACTACGCGCTCACCGCGGCCAGCATCGCCCGCCAGATCGGCCTGGGCGGCGAGCGCTCACCCCCTTCCTACACCGGCGCCGAGATCTCCGAAATGGACGACGCCCGGCTGCGCGCGATCCTGGAGAAGGGCGAGGCGATTTTCGCGCGGGTCGCGCCCGAGCATAAGCTGCGCATCGTCTCGACGCTCAAGCAGATGGGCGAGATCGTCGCCGTGACCGGGGACGGCGTCAACGACGCGCCCGCGCTCAAGAAGGCGGACATCGGCATCGCGATGGGGCTGCGCGGCAACGAGGTCGCCAGGGAAGCCGCGCACATGATCCTGACCGACGACAACTTCACTTCCATCGTCGCGGCCGTGGAGG
The sequence above is a segment of the Candidatus Zixiibacteriota bacterium genome. Coding sequences within it:
- a CDS encoding dynamin family protein encodes the protein MERLRRLCEGLGKAGSQPLARIAELQQRLAEERFHLAVLGQFKRGKSTLLNALLGEPLLPTGVVPLTSVPTFLQGGERRAIRVLFRDRGQAAFTDLTLEDAHEILVRHVTEQENPGNRLGVEYVEVEHPSSLLRAGLVLIDTPGIGSTLRHNTEATLRFLPQCDAALFVVSADPPITEVEKDFLKAVRDKVAKLIFVMNKIDYLDDHELDEATRFLERALREADVQDGRTIFGISARQALEAKIGREAALWRKSGLEGLFRHLLDFTAREKSRTLRLALARKALAVIADVSMEIRLRLRSLELSRRELERRVELFDRKVKEIEGEAIKIADLLEGDRKRAVAHVEDLAEKLRRDARSHLERVIHDAFRTAGNLGALERRARAELAEEIPIFFQTSLRWFSDQMEQALRQSLSAHEERLDALTGSLRSAAAALFEIPYRPVRNQVALGRSHRPYWVTEKWDNTIRLLPEGFFDRLLPRSVRRRRIQKRLFDELERLVAHNVENIRWSTLRNLDDAFRRFSAALEDEIKVTAAATREAMRAADLRKTQEEKTARPDIERLERKAGELADIQDAFARCAESA
- the ilvA gene encoding threonine ammonia-lyase; translated protein: MVTLQDIREAHERIRSRIYLSPLPHSETVSNMAGARVYFKLENLQMTGSFKERGALNRLLTLPPEEAARGVIAASAGNHGMAVAFHSRRLNIAATIVMPVQAPLIKVTWVRRFGARTVLHGTDYESAFAEARRLSAEGGPAFIHAFDDPRVIAGQGTIGLELYDQNPDLDAVLVPVGGGGLIAGIAVALKTLSPKIRVIGVQAEALPSMKAALREGRVVRIDPGTTIADGIAVRAVGELTLPLVQKYVDDVVTVSEGEIANAVLVLLEIEKTVAEGAAAVPLAALLNRRVDLRGKQVALLVSGGNIDMNLISRIIEKGLIRDGRLCRFSVVLSDRPGSLARLTRTIAEAGANILQIGHSRGFGQVAIGETEVELTLETTGPEHIEQLRAALGAEGFRFKIEQ
- a CDS encoding zf-TFIIB domain-containing protein, with amino-acid sequence MADEKDKFGETMKLVERAKEDIYFAERDRELIERLRAQLKKVESAAVFRCPKCPGTLDSYTFHGLLLDRCRDCGGVWMDKGELESLVRKIGRGPLGEWIDKLTGKQ
- a CDS encoding DUF6062 family protein, with the translated sequence MEKPHAFVRLVEAFEKSECPVCFLVSRDSRAYLDHLLYESVLDVPTRMKLTESFGFCGWHARQIQSLPAICSPDVGFAIFAGDLLRKLDFAGQAAIRDYEGRRSWRSWRRKRRQSLLSLLKQRRCPVCDHVEQFESFHLKDLLDAIGDSEFLSLYRRSSGLCLPHFFILEETYSSHPNFPLLLRAQLAKAKEIQRTLEEFLRKQDYRFRDQLTPEETRSWKKAMDLLTGRPEVFANEMGHDLFQRSLVRPFRRRAGPVARFPVKLRGLRQLIGEVEASRQATLYLKRPLPPALFDALKEVASKRPGPVVEVVVEDLEDVEYLRQLHSAGFAVFYGIGLPAQTLIFLDERRGVALEEKQGGSGCSFRELKDPEGLRLKLLWHKFGIAVLLRGLVKETDSNSGLFCVAVSGRTEQWCRFRAPRTCRAPEVGSEVEIFGWEKWNTRVVEVLKMTRQAAE
- a CDS encoding MFS transporter, whose translation is MNFTAAAAAEQKALALRFIVLIGLVSLFADMTYEGARSITGPYLAVLGASGTAVGTVAGFGELIGYGLRLVSGYISDRTGRYWTVTLAGYVVNMVAVPLLALAGSWQAAAFLMIAERAGKAIRTPPRDAMLSHASQSLGRGWVFGLHEALDQVGATLGPLIVTAVLYFNGTYRTGFAVLLAPALLALSALLATRLLYPRPKDLELILPGLEAKGYPRRFWLYVVAASLIGAGYVDFPLIAYHFEKSTMVPDEWIPVLYAVAMGVDAAGAVVLGRLFDRRGVSVLIFATALAALFAPLVFLLGGLFTLVGMALWGLGMGAQESIMRAVVAELIPGDRRASAYGIFNAAFGLFWFAGSLVAGILYDVSLHALVAASMALQLISVPVLLAVRTKAP
- a CDS encoding BCAM0308 family protein; the protein is MRSPKRYNTAYKKKVDVDRDTYLPRLAPKGTFRCGGCGAYYYRRRWSLIPPAGSAGPIPVNRKYCPACRKTKERYPNGELHLLNVEAADRGEILNILKNEQERAQQKNPLERIMNMEQAASGWKVETTTEKLAQRLGRAIRKAKGGRLAYKWSHNNKFVRVFWEKPSD
- a CDS encoding universal stress protein, giving the protein MRKVAKILAPTDFSELGWAGVRCAFETAKSQGAEVLVYHVIAVGDGLFSRDDESNPGLALVPEEQRRLEAYIEEHFSGYRPAVRIRAVVEPGSPPRRIVEKATEEKADLIVMSTHGRTGLNHILLGSVAEKVLSAAPCPLLVIPRAAAGGSPMV
- a CDS encoding HAD-IC family P-type ATPase, with amino-acid sequence MIAERLQPEKIVFGLTGSMADAIDRLCRRSSVPDLATQFHLQARDRLNERYSYIGQGVAVPHLRIEGLAAPELILGLSPQGLSFNEHRVHAVLLFASPAAQTAQHLQLLQRISSLLPAIRDELLAQRDARRVLQIIARAEQRSALPTYLNLSQEQIAFELQTDLAAGLSPEEARRRLARYGPNVLPRGRRDPWQLKLVRNLFSFFAVLLWIAASLCFLPGVDLPQLGVAILAVIVINGLFAFFQEYRSDRAVEMLQQMIAHKCRVIRGGELIEVDSAELVPGDLITLEEGDLVPADSRLVEAFEVEVDNSSLTGESTPARRYKSDKPVLIPGRFLWIELPNIVFAGTALVRGRARAVVFGTGMSSEIGKIAHLTREIRTERSPLQNQLRGTVYSIAALAGTLGLGFLFLGWFVAGLSFIEAFVFFIGIFVANVPEGLLPTVTLALAMGVQRMARRHALVKSLPSVETLGCTTVICCDKTGTLTQNLMMATEVAVDGKTVRVSGTGYRPEGDLTVDGRKLSREDVSRWESLRRLLDCAFMCNNARLERRGTEYRVVGDPTEGALVCLAEKAGLRGVHQRIHVNPFESIRRRMSVVVRPHHRGEPVVYVKGAPLETLERCDRISWNGEVRPLTEADRGRILEENDTMANRGLRVLAFAYREASELAGASYESAEVETRLVFLGLVGLSDPVRPEVPAAIRACHTAGIRVIMITGDYALTAASIARQIGLGGERSPPSYTGAEISEMDDARLRAILEKGEAIFARVAPEHKLRIVSTLKQMGEIVAVTGDGVNDAPALKKADIGIAMGLRGNEVAREAAHMILTDDNFTSIVAAVEEGRAIFDNIKRFAAYVLNSNPQEMYPYIFWVLFPGMPLAMTVMGVLAVDVGTDLIPAMGLGIEPPEEGIMERPPRRRDERLLSLPFILQSYFVQGTLLALSCYATYYYMGWVLGVWRPGESLASMPPSPPGLRLEEASPAYLQTLTAYFFPTVTTQIANVLCKRSWKSSLFSTNFLHPLRRREALAAIAAWRPPRYTARIKIEYHVRGGAEPNAACAFFALAGELALFPFRCLCLALSQLLVKLERPLIVPLARRLAAFLERHPILFNFVSNPLIDLGILFELVLCYLFFYTPLARIYFFAPVPWHVYLFAFSGTVLLFAFEETKKYYRRKGYGLEFLG
- a CDS encoding VIT1/CCC1 transporter family protein, with the protein product MEPMSQEITEADLARYRRNYLVEMDGIALYRALARAEKDEKRAAIFAKMAAAEERHAQRWLRLIRAGGGEVPRYRPGVRVRLLGWMARRFGTQKVLPIISGLEARDEAGYLHQPEAAGLPAQERAHSRALREMARGLSGYEGIMGRERWHAVGRAGSMRAAVFGINDGLVSNFSLVMGFAGAEASPEYIVLAGVAGLLAGSFSMAAGEYVSVRAQRELFEQQIAMEKQELEMSPKEEEEELSLIYQAKGIPEKEAALMARRIIQNPETAVDTLAREELGLDPSELGSPWAAAASSFLAFVVGAAFPVLPYLFLSGFGAWVASTLLSCLALFGVGALVSIFTARGPLVSGMRTLAIGLLASAVTYSVGRLLGVSAVG